A DNA window from Pseudoalteromonas spongiae UST010723-006 contains the following coding sequences:
- a CDS encoding SDR family NAD(P)-dependent oxidoreductase, with protein sequence MNTVLITGASSGIGESLAKYYATQGFTVYACGRNQEKLDKLASEFNSIIPLVFDLNDKQAIFSALDKNIKLDQIILNAGTCEYIDNAKQFNGDLFARVINTNLISVGYCLEAWLPQLNTGGQLGLMSSSAVYVPLTRSQAYGASKAGVSYLAKTLSIDLARHNIGVSTIHPGFVATPLTDKNDFPMPSRITSEQAAQAIYRGMKNKHYDIHFPKRFTLILKTLALLPFFIWRKLAIRMTK encoded by the coding sequence ATGAATACGGTACTAATTACAGGTGCCTCATCTGGCATTGGTGAATCACTCGCTAAATACTATGCTACTCAAGGTTTTACTGTGTACGCGTGTGGGCGCAACCAAGAGAAACTCGATAAGCTCGCAAGCGAATTTAACAGCATCATACCGCTGGTTTTTGATCTAAATGACAAGCAAGCAATATTTAGCGCGTTAGATAAAAACATCAAACTCGATCAAATCATATTAAACGCGGGTACCTGTGAATACATAGATAACGCAAAACAATTCAATGGTGATTTGTTTGCCCGCGTGATCAACACCAACCTTATTTCTGTTGGTTATTGTTTAGAGGCGTGGTTGCCCCAGTTAAATACGGGCGGGCAACTTGGTTTAATGAGTTCAAGTGCTGTTTATGTGCCACTTACTCGCTCACAAGCCTACGGTGCGTCAAAGGCTGGCGTAAGCTATTTAGCGAAAACTCTAAGCATTGATTTAGCACGCCACAATATTGGGGTAAGTACAATTCACCCGGGGTTTGTCGCAACACCTCTAACCGATAAAAATGATTTCCCGATGCCTAGCCGTATTACCAGTGAACAAGCTGCGCAGGCAATCTATCGAGGTATGAAAAACAAACACTACGATATTCATTTTCCCAAACGCTTTACCTTAATACTTAAAACACTCGCACTGTTACCGTTTTTTATCTGGCGCAAACTTGCAATTAGGATGACAAAATAA
- a CDS encoding nuclear transport factor 2 family protein, giving the protein MSNTQHIDDFLTMYNKLDRANLSLLANIYHQDVVFIDPLHRIDGLSALTKYFSNLYENLDAGRFEMKKVLQQDNAVSLYWTMYFSHSKIKAGKEVSFDGNSYLEYQDGKVIFHRDYFNAADMLYQHIPVLGGLINLVKKRATA; this is encoded by the coding sequence ATGAGTAACACACAGCATATTGATGACTTTTTAACTATGTACAACAAGTTGGATCGCGCCAACTTGTCGCTACTGGCTAATATTTATCATCAAGATGTTGTGTTTATTGACCCACTACACCGCATTGATGGCCTATCTGCACTTACCAAGTATTTTTCTAATCTGTACGAAAACTTAGACGCTGGGCGTTTTGAAATGAAAAAGGTACTGCAACAAGATAATGCCGTTAGCCTCTACTGGACCATGTACTTCTCGCATAGCAAAATTAAAGCAGGCAAAGAAGTGTCATTTGACGGCAACAGTTACCTTGAGTATCAAGACGGCAAAGTCATTTTTCACCGCGATTATTTCAACGCTGCCGACATGCTTTATCAACATATTCCTGTACTTGGCGGGTTAATAAATTTAGTTAAAAAGCGTGCCACCGCATGA
- the phrB gene encoding deoxyribodipyrimidine photo-lyase has protein sequence MSTLYWIRRDFRLDDNPALFYALQQNCQHAVFITAYETWQAHNHSGIQIDFIERHLNWFSDQLAKLGIKVSFIECDTFEQQIAQLTEFCQENDITSVVANSEPELREKIRDNKAAQQLELTLYDADTILPYGAVLNKQNEMFKVFTPYKKAWVKTLQQHGFNQNYLAAIKQSEESPNQASNITFNYAKQDSSKWPLAHEFMQHVLPRFLNDKVIDYARDRDFPAIKGTSGISPYLTIGAISPKRVLYDLLSYYPHILEDVKAPIFTWLNELIWREFYRNVLLSFPNLNKLHDFQGKFKGFDWPNDHAKFTAWCEAKTGFPIVDAAMRQLKQTGWMHNRLRMIVASFLTKHLLVDWRLGEAFFMQHLIDGDLAANSGGWQWAAGTGCDAQPYFRIFNPITQSEKFDPDGSFIRKYLPELENVPLKYIHQPQTYLNSVGNHSYWPQLVDLKEARLQALDYYQKELNNDE, from the coding sequence ATGAGTACTCTTTACTGGATTAGACGGGATTTTCGTTTAGACGATAATCCCGCTTTATTTTATGCATTACAACAAAATTGCCAACATGCAGTTTTTATTACTGCCTATGAAACTTGGCAAGCTCACAATCATTCAGGCATTCAAATTGATTTTATTGAGCGTCATTTAAATTGGTTTAGCGACCAGCTTGCCAAGCTCGGAATTAAAGTGAGCTTTATTGAATGCGATACCTTTGAGCAACAAATTGCCCAACTAACAGAGTTTTGCCAAGAAAATGACATTACTTCGGTGGTAGCTAACAGCGAACCGGAATTACGTGAAAAAATACGTGACAACAAAGCTGCGCAGCAACTGGAGCTAACGCTATACGATGCTGACACCATTTTGCCTTATGGCGCAGTGCTTAATAAACAAAATGAAATGTTCAAAGTTTTTACGCCATACAAAAAAGCATGGGTAAAAACGCTGCAGCAGCATGGCTTTAACCAAAATTATCTTGCAGCAATTAAACAAAGTGAAGAAAGCCCTAATCAAGCCAGTAACATTACATTTAATTATGCCAAGCAAGATTCAAGTAAATGGCCTTTGGCACACGAGTTTATGCAACACGTGTTACCTCGCTTTTTAAATGATAAAGTTATCGACTACGCGCGCGATCGGGATTTCCCAGCAATTAAAGGTACAAGTGGTATCTCACCTTACTTAACCATTGGCGCAATTAGCCCTAAAAGGGTTTTATACGATCTATTATCCTATTACCCGCACATACTTGAAGATGTAAAAGCGCCTATTTTTACTTGGCTAAACGAGCTAATTTGGCGTGAGTTTTATCGCAACGTGCTGCTGTCATTTCCAAATCTAAACAAATTGCACGACTTTCAAGGCAAATTTAAAGGCTTCGACTGGCCAAATGATCACGCTAAGTTTACCGCTTGGTGTGAGGCAAAAACTGGATTTCCGATCGTTGATGCTGCTATGCGCCAGTTAAAGCAAACAGGTTGGATGCATAACCGCCTGCGTATGATTGTAGCAAGCTTTTTAACCAAACATTTATTGGTTGATTGGCGCTTAGGTGAAGCTTTTTTTATGCAGCACCTTATTGATGGCGACCTTGCCGCCAATAGCGGTGGCTGGCAATGGGCAGCAGGCACCGGCTGCGATGCACAACCCTATTTCAGAATTTTTAACCCAATAACGCAAAGTGAAAAGTTTGATCCTGACGGCAGCTTTATTCGTAAGTATTTACCAGAACTTGAGAATGTACCGCTTAAGTATATTCATCAACCACAAACCTATTTAAATTCGGTTGGCAATCACAGCTACTGGCCACAACTGGTAGATTTAAAAGAAGCCCGCTTACAGGCACTTGATTATTATCAGAAAGAGTTAAATAACGATGAGTAA
- a CDS encoding YbgA family protein — translation MVTDKDKIILGISACLTGDQVRFDKSHKKSDFCVNQLGKFVEYQKFCPEVAVGLPVPRPTIRQIKRDDMIHVSRPDGSMDVTLKMNEYAEKSASKMSHLSGFVFMKGSPSCGMERVKVYYEHGKGCEHDGVGLFAKQVMALNPNLPCEENGRLNDPHLRENFVLRVFTYKKWQNLVASGLTIHKLTTFHGQQKYLVMSHNVAAYKALGRMLGEENDLPVEQLADKYISMLMQALKKPASRKNHTNTLQHLQGYFKKHLTKQNKQELSENIIAYHDGLVPLMVPLTLINHHLQTYPNDYLANQAYLDPYPKDLKLRYGL, via the coding sequence ATGGTTACAGATAAGGATAAAATTATACTTGGTATTAGCGCCTGCTTAACAGGTGACCAAGTACGCTTTGACAAAAGCCATAAAAAATCTGATTTTTGCGTTAACCAGCTAGGAAAGTTTGTCGAGTACCAAAAGTTTTGCCCTGAGGTCGCGGTTGGGTTACCTGTGCCGCGCCCTACTATTAGGCAAATCAAGCGCGACGATATGATCCATGTGTCACGTCCCGATGGCAGCATGGACGTTACGCTAAAAATGAACGAATACGCTGAAAAATCAGCAAGTAAAATGTCGCATTTAAGTGGTTTTGTGTTTATGAAAGGCAGCCCAAGTTGCGGTATGGAACGTGTAAAAGTGTACTATGAGCACGGCAAAGGTTGTGAACACGATGGCGTTGGTTTATTTGCTAAGCAAGTAATGGCGCTTAACCCAAATTTACCCTGTGAAGAAAATGGCCGCCTTAACGATCCGCACCTACGCGAAAATTTTGTACTGCGGGTGTTTACCTACAAAAAATGGCAAAACCTTGTGGCATCGGGGCTTACGATACATAAGTTGACAACGTTCCATGGTCAGCAAAAGTATTTAGTTATGAGCCATAATGTAGCTGCCTACAAAGCCCTTGGCAGAATGCTTGGTGAAGAAAACGACTTACCAGTGGAACAATTAGCAGATAAATACATTTCGATGCTAATGCAGGCTCTTAAAAAGCCCGCATCTCGAAAAAATCACACGAATACCTTGCAACACCTTCAAGGTTATTTTAAAAAGCATCTAACTAAGCAGAATAAACAAGAACTTAGCGAAAACATTATCGCTTATCACGATGGGCTAGTGCCGTTAATGGTGCCACTCACATTGATCAACCATCATTTGCAAACTTATCCAAACGATTATTTGGCAAATCAAGCTTATTTAGACCCTTATCCAAAGGATTTAAAGCTCAGATACGGATTATAA
- a CDS encoding ChrR family anti-sigma-E factor has translation MIKHHPQLSLLKTYCAGELPASISVVIAAHIELCPHCQQQVEALTAEAAKGAFTYTNNDTDNFDLPSGIDLDALINDITLDDSIDDVVAAQPIELSLKENSYYLPQVLKNLELSSWANLGKLSRSRIGLEDANLHTSLLHIDRGGSVPEHTHNGFEITLLLDGSFKDDMGEYHKGDFIWLDGKHTHNPITEHGCLCLTVSSDSLHFTQGLSKLLNPIGKFIY, from the coding sequence ATGATTAAGCACCACCCACAACTTTCACTGCTCAAAACCTATTGTGCAGGTGAATTACCAGCATCAATTTCTGTTGTTATAGCTGCGCATATTGAATTGTGCCCCCATTGCCAACAGCAAGTAGAAGCACTCACAGCTGAAGCGGCAAAAGGCGCGTTTACGTACACCAATAATGATACCGACAACTTTGATTTACCGTCAGGTATCGATTTAGATGCGTTAATCAACGATATTACGCTTGATGACAGTATTGATGATGTCGTTGCAGCGCAACCGATTGAGTTATCACTGAAAGAAAATAGCTATTACTTGCCTCAAGTGTTGAAAAATTTAGAGCTAAGTAGCTGGGCTAACCTAGGCAAACTATCACGTTCGCGCATTGGGTTAGAAGACGCTAATTTGCATACTAGCTTGTTGCACATTGACCGTGGCGGCTCGGTGCCTGAACATACTCACAATGGTTTTGAAATTACACTATTATTAGATGGTAGTTTCAAAGACGATATGGGTGAGTATCATAAAGGCGACTTTATTTGGTTAGATGGAAAACATACACATAATCCAATTACAGAACACGGCTGCCTATGCTTAACTGTTTCAAGTGATTCGCTGCACTTTACACAAGGCTTAAGCAAGTTACTTAATCCAATCGGTAAATTTATTTACTAG
- a CDS encoding sigma-70 family RNA polymerase sigma factor translates to MKQNANLDGQEIDSKTLSSWLNDIAERRDKQSFASLFKWFSPKILGFGRKQFNNPVMASELLQETMTNVWRKAHLYNPEKGAATTWVYTVMRNISFDMLRKVQANHEDTLSDDIWPLAEAQNSDEHVFADHLMDKQIAQYLNRLPDNQRQIIQGVYFQDLSQEQLAKNLSIPLGTVKSRLRLALTKLRQHIGADND, encoded by the coding sequence ATGAAGCAAAACGCAAATTTAGATGGGCAAGAAATTGACAGCAAAACGCTATCTAGCTGGCTAAATGACATAGCTGAGAGGCGAGACAAGCAATCTTTCGCGTCCCTGTTTAAATGGTTTTCACCCAAAATTTTAGGTTTTGGCAGAAAGCAATTTAACAACCCTGTTATGGCTTCAGAATTACTGCAAGAAACAATGACGAACGTTTGGCGCAAGGCTCACCTTTACAATCCAGAGAAAGGCGCTGCGACAACTTGGGTTTACACAGTAATGCGTAATATCAGCTTTGATATGTTGCGTAAAGTTCAGGCTAACCACGAAGACACTTTAAGCGATGATATTTGGCCGTTAGCGGAGGCGCAAAACTCTGATGAACATGTTTTTGCCGACCATTTAATGGACAAGCAAATCGCGCAATATTTAAACCGCCTTCCTGATAATCAAAGACAAATTATTCAAGGCGTATATTTTCAAGACTTATCACAAGAGCAACTTGCAAAGAATTTAAGCATTCCGTTAGGAACCGTTAAATCGCGACTGCGTTTAGCCCTAACAAAATTGAGACAGCACATAGGAGCAGACAATGATTAA
- a CDS encoding LON peptidase substrate-binding domain-containing protein has protein sequence MNLPVFPLPIFLLPEGVTRLRIFEPRYLKMVSIACQQNGFVLCLYDHQAELNVPKLGAWVDIINFYQEGELLHIDIKAKSLVTIKNVTMDQDNLRFADCSEVPHWPQQCEQQHHSVLAAKLHHVFEEFPEQASLYPETKFDDINWVCARFLEILPLSFEKKQLFTNADSFTQADDFLKTIILGQEN, from the coding sequence ATGAATCTACCAGTATTTCCATTGCCAATATTTTTGTTGCCCGAAGGTGTAACTCGACTACGTATTTTTGAGCCTCGCTATCTCAAAATGGTGTCGATTGCCTGCCAACAAAATGGTTTTGTGTTGTGTTTGTACGATCATCAAGCTGAGCTAAACGTGCCTAAACTCGGCGCCTGGGTTGATATTATTAACTTCTACCAGGAAGGCGAATTGCTGCATATTGATATTAAGGCGAAAAGCCTTGTGACCATCAAAAATGTAACTATGGATCAAGATAACTTGCGTTTCGCTGATTGCAGCGAAGTGCCTCACTGGCCGCAGCAATGCGAACAACAACACCACTCAGTGCTCGCCGCTAAGCTACATCATGTGTTTGAAGAATTTCCTGAGCAGGCGTCTTTGTATCCTGAAACAAAGTTTGACGATATTAACTGGGTTTGTGCGCGGTTTTTAGAAATTTTGCCGCTGTCTTTCGAGAAAAAACAACTCTTTACTAACGCAGATAGTTTTACTCAAGCCGATGATTTTTTAAAAACTATTATTTTAGGTCAAGAAAACTGA
- a CDS encoding DMT family transporter produces the protein MSWLFLLLASFAWVPFDFCRKRLVENNSPLLVSFVFSLFTLPVYLVFWLATGSSQLPQVIAYYVFASLSGLLAALGAVSFISALGRGRFSILLPMLALTPLIAALLNAVVFSNILSWQAYTIIGICAYATYRLLGEGFAITESGAGFMLLAAFSWAGCICLDQFVLPHTSVSFHALWVNVIMVLVLFCSLVTRRKSALLPRGRKIYWAIGLCGFAAAVLLQFSALRYLDASIVEAVKRAIGIVAAMIVGSVFLREKLKPYQYVYGVIIIFSVLIFSFVTE, from the coding sequence TTGTCTTGGTTGTTTTTGTTGTTGGCAAGTTTTGCGTGGGTACCATTTGATTTTTGTCGAAAACGTCTGGTTGAAAATAATAGTCCTTTACTGGTTAGTTTTGTTTTTAGTTTGTTCACGTTACCTGTTTACTTGGTTTTTTGGCTGGCCACTGGTTCTTCCCAATTGCCTCAAGTAATTGCTTATTATGTGTTTGCCAGTCTAAGTGGCTTGTTGGCAGCGCTTGGTGCGGTATCCTTTATTTCGGCGCTTGGGCGAGGTCGTTTTTCTATTTTGCTGCCCATGCTCGCGCTGACCCCTTTGATTGCAGCGCTACTTAATGCAGTCGTTTTTTCAAATATTCTTAGCTGGCAGGCGTATACGATTATTGGTATTTGCGCTTATGCCACGTATCGGCTGCTTGGTGAGGGTTTTGCTATTACAGAGTCGGGCGCTGGATTTATGTTACTCGCGGCATTTTCTTGGGCGGGCTGTATTTGCCTCGATCAATTTGTATTACCACATACATCGGTGAGTTTTCATGCGTTGTGGGTTAACGTAATTATGGTCCTAGTGCTTTTTTGTTCGCTTGTTACTAGGCGAAAAAGTGCACTGTTGCCAAGGGGGCGTAAAATCTATTGGGCGATTGGCTTGTGTGGTTTTGCAGCTGCGGTACTACTACAATTTAGTGCACTCAGATATTTAGATGCCAGTATTGTTGAGGCGGTAAAGCGTGCGATTGGCATTGTGGCTGCGATGATTGTGGGAAGCGTTTTTTTGCGAGAAAAACTGAAACCTTATCAGTATGTATACGGCGTGATTATCATCTTTTCAGTATTAATATTTAGCTTTGTAACTGAGTAA